A portion of the Lolium rigidum isolate FL_2022 chromosome 1, APGP_CSIRO_Lrig_0.1, whole genome shotgun sequence genome contains these proteins:
- the LOC124686650 gene encoding cysteine-rich receptor-like protein kinase 6 yields MDDHHLLPVAAAIAVALLALRAAGYPTYPFTVCGASSFYKPNSTYQAHLDLAAATVPRNASASPDLFAAAVVGAVPEQLWAMGLCRGDVNATTCFTCLTQAFLDLPNYCSYQKDASIYYDACILHYSDVHVLSSDDYGPQFDMSNIYNLGNVTSDPARYNRLLAALVNDTADYAAYNSTRRFATGEADFDLQPHKVYTVAQCTPDQTPAECRRCLARLIMTSLPAFLNHTGGRTLWFNCTYRFETSPFYNGPAMVRLASRSRGAPAPAVQPTVGTPRVAGGGERKLSVPVVVPAILLPIISALNLVVCFCFWKRRRSAAQVKNPYPSYSTETEDIEMVDSILIDVSTLRAATVNFAESNKLGQGGFGTVYKGALPNGDEIAVKRLSQGGEELKNELALVAKLKHKNLTRLVGVCLEQQERLLVYEFVPNRSLDLILFDIEKREQLDWEQRYKIINGVARGLQYLHEDSQLKVVHRDLKASNILLDANMNPKISDFGLARIFVRDQTQAVTNRVVGTYGYMAPEYVARGNYSVKSDAFSFGVIVLEIITGRKNNGCSNSGRSEDLLTMVWEHWEAGMVTEIVDPCMGASFHEGDVLKCFHVGLLCVQGNPAARPMMSSVVTMLGSDTVTLQAPSKPAFLSWNTALIIDGRV; encoded by the exons ATGGATGACCACCACCTGCTGCCCgtggccgccgccatcgccgtcgcgCTGCTCGCGCTCCGCGCCGCGGGTTATCCCACGTACCCCTTCACAGTGTGCGGCGCCAGCAGTTTCTACAAGCCCAACAGCACGTACCAGGCCCACCTCGACCTCGCTGCCGCCACGGTGCCCAGGAACGCCTCGGCGTCCCCGGACCTCTTCGCCGCGGCGGTCGTCGGCGCCGTCCCGGAGCAGCTCTGGGCCATGGGGCTCTGCCGCGGCGACGTTAACGCCACCACCTGCTTCACCTGCCTCACCCAGGCCTTCCTGGACCTGCCCAACTACTGCTCCTACCAAAAGGACGCCAGCATCTACTACGACGCCTGCATCCTCCACTACTCCGACGTGCACGTCCTCTCCTCCGACGACTACGGCCCGCAGTTTGACATGAGCAACATCTACAACCTCGGCAACGTTACGTCAGACCCGGCCCGGTACAACCGCCTCCTGGCCGCTCTCGTCAACGACACCGCCGACTACGCCGCCTACAACTCCACACGGAGGTTCGCCACCGGGGAGGCCGACTTCGACCTGCAGCCCCACAAGGTGTACACCGTGGCTCAGTGCACGCCGGACCAGACGCCGGCTGAGTGCCGGAGGTGCCTTGCCCGGCTCATAATGACATCGCTGCCTGCCTTCTTGAACCACACCGGAGGCAGGACCCTATGGTTCAACTGCACCTACAGGTTCGAGACATCACCCTTCTACAATGGACCGGCGATGGTGCGTCTGGCTTCACGGAGCAGgggagcgccggcgccggctgtGCAGCCAACGGTTGGGACGCCACGAGTGGCAGGAGGAG GAGAGAGAAAGTTGAGCGTTCCCGTCGTGGTTCCTGCAATCTTGCTCCCTATTATATCAGCCTTGAACCTTGTGGTTTGCTTCTGTTTCTGGAAGCGCCGGCGGTCAGCAGCACAAGTGAAGAatccat ATCCAAGTTATTCTACTGAAACAGAGGACATCGAAATGGTGGATTCGATCCTGATCGACGTCTCCACCCTGCGAGCCGCCACGGTTAATTTCGCCGAGAGCAACAAGCTCGGACAAGGGGGGTTCGGCACGGTGTACAAG gGCGCCCTGCCCAACGGCGACGAGATAGCGGTGAAGCGACTGTCGCAGGGAGGGGAGGAGCTCAAGAACGAGCTCGCGTTGGTGGCCAAGCTGAAGCACAAGAATCTCACCAGGCTGGTCGGCGTCTGCCTGGAGCAGCAGGAGCGGCTACTCGTCTATGAGTTCGTCCCCAATCGGAGCCTCGACCTGATTCTTTTTG ACATTGAGAAACGTGAGCAGCTGGACTGGGAGCAGAGGTACAAGATCATAAACGGCGTTGCTCGGGGCCTGCAGTACCTCCACGAAGATTCTCAGCTCAAAGTTGTCCACCGTGACCTCAAGGCCAGCAATATCCTGCTAGACGCGAACATGAACCCCAAAATCTCGGACTTTGGCCTTGCGAGGATCTTTGTGCGCGACCAGACGCAGGCCGTCACCAACCGCGTCGTCGGCACCTA TGGATACATGGCGCCCGAGTACGTGGCGCGCGGCAACTACTCGGTGAAATCGGACGCGTTCAGCTTTGGCGTAATTGTGCTGGAGATCATAACAGGGAGGAAGAACAACGGCTGCAGCAACTCCGGGAGGTCTGAAGATCTCTTGACCATG GTATGGGAGCACTGGGAGGCCGGGATGGTGACGGAGATAGTGGACCCGTGCATGGGCGCAAGTTTTCATGAGGGCGACGTGCTGAAATGCTTCCACGTAGGTCTCCTGTGTGTGCAGGGAAACCCGGCGGCCCGACCAATGATGTCATCAGTCGTGACGATGCTCGGAAGCGATACGGTCACCCTCCAGGCCCCATCCAAGCCGGCATTTCTGTCCTGGAACACGGCCTTAATTATCGACGGCAGGGTTTAA